Genomic DNA from Chlorocebus sabaeus isolate Y175 chromosome 6, mChlSab1.0.hap1, whole genome shotgun sequence:
GTGTCTGCCCTTCCCGGGGGATCTGAGGGGCACTGAGGTGTCAGCCTCTGCCCTTCCCGGGGGATGTGAGGGGCCCTGAGCCGTCAGCCTCTGCCCTTCCCGGGGGATGTGAGGGGCACTGAGGTGTCAGCCTCTGCCCTTCCCAGGGGATCTGAGGGGCACTGAGGTGTCAGCCTCTGCCCTTCCCAGGGGATGTGAGGGGCCCTGAGGCTTATTTTGTCATGAAAACAGTTTCAGACACCGTATTTTTCCGACGTCTGCTGTAACGAAGGACCACAAACTTGAAGGCTTAAAAGACGACATTTATTTTCTGgcggttctggaggccagagtccAAAATGGGTCCCACCAGGCTAGTATCAAGGTGGGGCAGGGCCAGTCCCTCCCGGGGGCTCCAGTGGGGACCTGTTTCCCGCCTCCCCCAGCACCTGGAGGCACCCACATCCTGCATCCCTCAGCTTGGGGCCCTTCCTGCCCTTCCACAGTGCAGCCCATCCCTGTCTGTCTCTGGCTGTCACCCTCCCGCCTCCTGTCGTGAGGACCCTGTGAGGACACTGGGGCCCTGGACCCCCCACCCCGGATGCTCCCCCATCTCTGTCCCACCTGCAGGTGCCTTTGTCCTCACAAGGCAGTGCATTTGCAGATTCCCGGGACGGGACCGACTTCGAGGCTGGTGTTCTGCGGCGTCTGTCACCGTCCCCCCAGCTCCTTCCtcgcccccctcccctcccctcccctcctctcctctcctggccCGCCCCACAACGTGCTCCCAACCCTGAGCCCTTGCCTCTGCAGGGCCCTGCCTGGGACATCCCCCTCAACCTTTCGACGTCCGCATCCTTCAGCCCGGGAGGTGCCCTGTTGGGTCCTCAAGGTCGCCAACTCAGGATTGGACCTGCTTGGTGGCCGCCGTCCCCTCAGGCTGGGGTCCCCCTGGGGGGCTCCTGTGCTGTGTCCCCAGCGCCCACACGCCGTGGGCACTCAGCGCTTACAGAGCCAGCAAGGGGAAGAACAAGTATGGCTGGGCCCTcaccaccagcctgggcaccttGGGGAGCCGCCAGCCTCTCGGGGCCTCAGGAGACCAGGACGGGCAGGAAGTGGGCGGACAGGTGGTACCGCCGCGTCTGGCCGCCTGGCCGGGGCCCCCCCCTCCTGTCCAGTGCCAGGAACATGGGCTGGCCGTGGCGGTGCCAGCGCTGGGAGGCGTAGGTGTTGTGGCCGTTCTCTTCAATGCGCTCCCGGAACCTGCAGTCCACAGTGTAGAGCCGCTGCGGGTGGGGGTGAGGCCGGCCGACCCCCCCACCCCGCCAGTGCCGCCTGGCCCTGCCCGGCACTCACCGACCCGTAGAGGCGGCCCCGGCGGTCCATGGCCACGTAGAAGCCTGAGGACACTGCTTTGATGACCACGACGCCCACGTGTACAGAGCGGATCTCCAGGATacctgggggaggtgggggttgggggagggccTTGCTGGCTCACAGCCGCTCACACTGGCACTGGCTCACCCCCAGCACCGCTGCTGTCCACCGTGCTTCGTGCAGGACCCTCAGGACCACGACAGACACCAGGAAGACCCCCCAGGACCACGAGTCCCCTCCCGACCACAACAGATACCAGGAGCCCCCCCAGGACCACGACAGACACCAGGAGCCCCCTGCCCCAGACCACAAGTCCCCTCCTGACCATGACAGACACTCGGGAGCCCCCCCAGGACCACGATGGACACCCAGGATCCCCCCAAGGCCATGACTGATACCAGGAGCCCCCCAGCATGTGAAGGAGGAGCGAGGAGCAGGCGGAGGGAACGAGAAGCAGGATGGCCCCTCGTGCTGGAGGGAGTGCAGGGATCGACGAGGACCCATGGGAGAGTCCACCAGGCCAGGTCAGCGTTGTCCCTGCAACTCAGCCCGAGGGCAGCatccgtgtgtgtatgtgttggggggGAGGTCCTAGACACCCAGGGGGACGCCAGGGGCAGCAACACCACGAGGAAGGTTGGGAGAGGGTTCCTGGGATGTGGGAGTCAGAGCGGGCAGGGCCCATCCGGGCCGCTGTTGACCATAAATGAACCAGCGACAAGCACCACCCCAAGGAGCCCCAGCCCCGGCCCTCACAGCTCAGCGGCTCAGCCCACGCACAGTCACTGGGACTCAGAGCTCCAGACTGGAGGCCAGAGTG
This window encodes:
- the FGF22 gene encoding fibroblast growth factor 22 — protein: MRRRLWLGLAWLLLARAPDAAGAPSAPQRTRSYPHLEGDVRWRRLFSSTHFFLRVDPGGRVQGTRWRHGQDSILEIRSVHVGVVVIKAVSSGFYVAMDRRGRLYGSRLYTVDCRFRERIEENGHNTYASQRWHRHGQPMFLALDRRGGPRPGGQTRRYHLSAHFLPVLVS